TTTAAAGTATTTGGTTGAGATTCATCCCTTCTAATTCTACCTACAAAAACTTCATCTTTATTATGTGCTAAAATTGGCATAGGATATACATTCTCTTGTACATTATCTTGTACAATAACGCCATCTGTTTTACCTAATAACTCGCGTACTTTATTTAAATCAAAATCGTTTTCAAATTGAACATTTACAGCTTCTGAATGCCCACCTGCTGTAGGTATTCTAACAGCTGTAGCTGTTACAGAAAAAGAATCATCACCTAAGATTTTCTTTGGCTCTTTTACCAATTTCATTTCTTCTTTTGTATATCCATTTTCTAAAAAGACATCACAATGTGGCAAAGCGTTTCTTCCTATTGGATGAGGATATACCATTTCCCCCTCAACTCCAGCTTCTTCGTTATCTAATTGCTGAACAGCTTTAATACCTGTTCCTGAAACCGACTGATAAGTTGAAATTACGACCCGTTTCATTTTATATTCATCATGTAACGGACCTAATGCCATTACTAATTGAATTGTAGAACAATTTGGGTTCGCTATAATTTTATCTTCTTTAGTTAAAACATTTCCATTAATTTCTGGAACCACTAATTTCTTAGTTGAATCCATTCTCCATGCAGATGAATTATCTATTACCGTAGTACCAACTTCAGCAAATTTTGGCGCCCATTCTAATGAAGTTTCACCACCTGCAGAAAACAAAGCAATATCTGGCTTCATAGAAACTGCTGTTTCTAAACCTACAATAGTATAATTTGCTCCTTTAAATTCAATTTGTTTTCCAACTGAACGCTCTGATGCAACAGGAATCAACTCTGTTATAGAAAAATTACGTTCCGCTAATACTTGTAACATTACATTACCTACCATTCCGGTAGCTCCAACGATTGCTACTCTCATTTTTTATTTATTTTATAATGTGAAAATATTTATTTAACTATCACAAAGATTTAAAAAAAAGAATTGGTTGCATCCCTTTTTTTTAAAAATTTAACTAAAATTTAAAAAATCATCAAATTAAAGCAAAAAGTATTGTTTTAAACATTAAACCTCAAAAAATCAGTACATTTGCATCGATTTTCAGATAAAATCGTAACATTTTGTATAACTTAAAAAAAGTATAGCATGCAACTGTACAACAAGTTAAGCGCAAAAGAACGCGCTGCACTAATTGACGAAGCCGGAAAGGATCGTTTAACAATTTCATTCTATCAATATTTCAAGATAGAAAACCCAACTTTATTTAGAAATAAATTATTCCTAGAATGGGACGCTTTAGAAGTCTTAGGGCGCACCTATGTTTCACATGAAGGAATCAATGCTCAAATATCTGTACCCGCAGAAATTTTTTTAAAACTAAAAGAACAACTAGATGCAATTTCTTTTTTAAAAGACATTCGTTTAAATGTTGCTATTGAGCAAGACAACAAATCATTTTTAAAATTAAAAGTAAAAGTTCGTAACAAAATTGTTGCTGATGGCTTAAATGATGACACATTTGATGTTACCAATAAAGGAATTCATTTAAATGCAAAGGAATTCAACGATATGTTAGCAGATCCAAATACAATCTGTGTAGATATGCGTAATCATTATGAAAGCGAAATTGGTCATTTTGATGGAGCTGTAACACCTGATGTAGACACATTTCGTGATTCTTTAGACATTATTGAGGAAGACTTAAAGGATAATAAAGAAGATAAAAACTTATTAATGTATTGCACTGGCGGAATTCGTTGCGAAAAGGCCTCTGCTTACTATAAACATAAAGGCTTTAAAAATGTCTTTCAGTTAGAAGGAGG
This genomic stretch from Tenacibaculum sp. Bg11-29 harbors:
- a CDS encoding rhodanese-related sulfurtransferase, which gives rise to MQLYNKLSAKERAALIDEAGKDRLTISFYQYFKIENPTLFRNKLFLEWDALEVLGRTYVSHEGINAQISVPAEIFLKLKEQLDAISFLKDIRLNVAIEQDNKSFLKLKVKVRNKIVADGLNDDTFDVTNKGIHLNAKEFNDMLADPNTICVDMRNHYESEIGHFDGAVTPDVDTFRDSLDIIEEDLKDNKEDKNLLMYCTGGIRCEKASAYYKHKGFKNVFQLEGGIIEYTRQVKSEDVENKFIGKNFVFDHRRAERITDDVVSNCHQCGGPCDDHVNCDNQACHLLFIQCNSCSEKMNTCCSNECKEIAALPFEEQKELRRGKGNSNKIFKKGRSEALKFKK
- a CDS encoding aspartate-semialdehyde dehydrogenase; translated protein: MRVAIVGATGMVGNVMLQVLAERNFSITELIPVASERSVGKQIEFKGANYTIVGLETAVSMKPDIALFSAGGETSLEWAPKFAEVGTTVIDNSSAWRMDSTKKLVVPEINGNVLTKEDKIIANPNCSTIQLVMALGPLHDEYKMKRVVISTYQSVSGTGIKAVQQLDNEEAGVEGEMVYPHPIGRNALPHCDVFLENGYTKEEMKLVKEPKKILGDDSFSVTATAVRIPTAGGHSEAVNVQFENDFDLNKVRELLGKTDGVIVQDNVQENVYPMPILAHNKDEVFVGRIRRDESQPNTLNMWIVADNLRKGAATNTIQIAEYLVANNLI